A part of Chloroflexota bacterium genomic DNA contains:
- a CDS encoding sugar ABC transporter permease, translating to MVSRNTRDVLLLLGPCLIYLFAFSVFPLLYSLRLSFTDLGIAKDSGHWVGFDNYVAVFNDPFFWNAARTTAVMVGSAVVLQVVLGVGLALFFNQRLRGSWLVRGALILPMLLTPIVVGVMWRAMLNPDWGIVNWAIGRLGLPPINWLGSTDWAIRTLVIADTWQWTPFVFLVVYARLQALPEHVFEAVQVDGAGRWATFRYITLPLLAPAIAFAAIFRAIDAFRSFDLVYGLTYGGPARTTTTLSFLTYQTGFDFQQYGYSAAIAYVMVVVLIVLSTVTLRFVRLRGQEGA from the coding sequence TTGGTCTCGCGTAACACGCGCGACGTCCTGCTCCTGCTCGGTCCATGCCTCATCTACCTGTTCGCATTCTCGGTTTTTCCGCTGCTCTACAGTCTGCGGCTTTCGTTCACCGACCTGGGCATTGCGAAAGACTCGGGCCACTGGGTCGGTTTCGACAACTACGTCGCGGTCTTCAATGATCCGTTTTTCTGGAACGCGGCACGGACCACCGCAGTGATGGTGGGGTCGGCTGTCGTCCTGCAAGTTGTTCTTGGCGTTGGACTCGCCCTCTTCTTCAACCAGCGCCTGCGGGGCTCCTGGCTGGTACGCGGAGCGCTCATCCTGCCGATGCTCTTGACCCCCATCGTCGTGGGAGTCATGTGGAGGGCGATGCTCAACCCCGACTGGGGCATCGTCAATTGGGCCATCGGACGGCTCGGTCTGCCGCCCATCAACTGGTTGGGTTCGACGGATTGGGCCATCCGCACGCTGGTGATCGCGGACACCTGGCAATGGACCCCATTTGTATTCCTCGTCGTGTACGCCCGGCTGCAGGCGCTACCCGAGCATGTGTTTGAGGCCGTCCAAGTTGACGGCGCTGGCCGGTGGGCGACCTTCCGGTACATCACGCTGCCGCTCCTCGCGCCGGCGATTGCGTTTGCGGCCATCTTTCGGGCCATCGACGCTTTTCGCTCGTTCGACCTCGTCTATGGCCTGACCTATGGAGGACCAGCTCGCACAACAACGACGTTGAGCTTTCTGACCTACCAGACCGGATTCGACTTTCAGCAGTACGGGTATTCGGCGGCGATCGCCTACGTGATGGTCGTCGTCCTGATCGTCCTCTCCACGGTGACCCTCCGTTTCGTCCGCTTGCGCGGGCAGGAGGGCGCATGA
- a CDS encoding extracellular solute-binding protein, which translates to MTGSENDHRALGDKVAQLKTETGIDLTISAPALNALIPKTGQELAASQSAFELVNYLGFLTTGYLSNGSFEQLNKYKDDPAETPPDWDFSDFATANLNNVGIFDPTTKTLGKGTNLYGIPGLHSGSVVYFYRKDLFDAAGLQPAKTWDDFKAAAKALNKPGQVAGCSFIGANDFSLATVSWYTTFLTTGGVLLTGSPATKDFKPNLNSPEAVGALQMLIDLLPYAPTNVTSYGFPENVDAFSSGKIAQMVFWSTIAGPVYNPATSKVATMTGVTPVPAAPGQTSQAILGGWGVGIPANADPTKKAAAWRALTWMTSKSFNNYEELQYQIDPSRNSTYNDPTLIAKLPYLPISGAANAGAHTIETSILADFFGMNASMNVEFNKALIGAQDAKTACANVQTLWEASLRKAGVLV; encoded by the coding sequence ATGACCGGTAGCGAGAACGACCACCGGGCCCTCGGAGACAAAGTCGCCCAACTCAAGACCGAAACGGGCATTGACCTCACGATCAGCGCGCCCGCCCTCAACGCTCTCATCCCAAAGACGGGTCAGGAGCTCGCTGCATCGCAGTCTGCGTTCGAACTCGTCAACTATCTGGGTTTCCTCACCACAGGCTACCTGTCGAACGGCTCGTTCGAGCAGCTCAACAAATACAAGGATGATCCCGCGGAGACGCCGCCAGACTGGGACTTCTCGGACTTCGCGACGGCGAACCTCAACAACGTCGGAATCTTCGATCCGACGACCAAGACGCTCGGCAAAGGGACCAATCTCTACGGCATTCCTGGTTTGCACAGCGGCTCGGTCGTCTACTTCTACCGGAAGGATCTCTTCGACGCGGCGGGTCTTCAGCCGGCCAAGACGTGGGACGATTTCAAGGCGGCGGCGAAGGCCCTGAACAAGCCGGGCCAAGTGGCAGGCTGCAGTTTCATCGGCGCCAACGACTTCTCCTTGGCCACCGTCTCCTGGTACACGACGTTCCTCACCACGGGCGGCGTCCTCCTGACCGGCAGCCCGGCGACCAAGGACTTCAAGCCCAACCTCAACAGTCCCGAGGCGGTCGGCGCGCTCCAGATGCTCATCGACTTGCTGCCGTATGCGCCGACGAACGTGACTTCGTATGGCTTCCCGGAGAACGTGGATGCGTTCTCCTCCGGCAAGATCGCCCAGATGGTCTTCTGGTCCACGATCGCCGGGCCGGTGTACAACCCGGCCACTTCCAAGGTCGCCACGATGACCGGCGTCACCCCGGTCCCAGCCGCGCCAGGTCAGACGTCGCAGGCGATCCTCGGTGGCTGGGGGGTCGGGATTCCAGCGAACGCCGACCCGACGAAGAAGGCAGCCGCCTGGCGGGCGCTCACATGGATGACGAGCAAGTCGTTCAACAACTACGAGGAGTTGCAGTACCAGATCGACCCGAGCCGGAATTCGACCTACAACGATCCGACCCTGATCGCCAAGCTGCCCTATCTGCCGATCTCCGGCGCGGCGAACGCCGGGGCCCACACCATCGAGACGTCTATCCTCGCCGACTTCTTCGGGATGAACGCGTCGATGAACGTCGAATTCAACAAGGCGCTCATCGGTGCGCAGGACGCCAAGACGGCCTGTGCCAACGTCCAGACGCTCTGGGAAGCCTCGCTCCGCAAGGCCGGCGTTCTCGTCTGA
- a CDS encoding SDR family oxidoreductase, which translates to MGDFDGRAVLVTGGALGIGRGIVWAFAAAGARVAIADVDGPAAEALAAELGATGARVVAVVGDVASATDAERIVSQTVAHLGRLDILVNNAGIQPTHWYFRLEDMPEEVWDRIIGVNLKGVFLMSKYALPRIRETGRGGVVVNMSSVQGLQSMPGVPAYAASKGGILSLTRNMALDYAAEGIRVVAICPGTIDTELVRDLARAEGGDIEANVKRYGSVHPLGRIGRPEDIAEAVLFLAGDRASFITGEYLSVDGGFMAQGAWASSAGGDR; encoded by the coding sequence ATGGGCGACTTCGATGGCAGAGCGGTGCTCGTCACCGGCGGCGCGCTCGGCATCGGGCGCGGGATCGTTTGGGCGTTCGCCGCAGCCGGGGCTCGGGTAGCGATCGCAGATGTCGATGGGCCCGCAGCCGAGGCCTTGGCCGCCGAGCTCGGGGCGACGGGCGCCCGCGTCGTCGCGGTGGTCGGAGACGTCGCCTCGGCGACGGATGCCGAGCGGATTGTCAGCCAGACGGTCGCGCATCTCGGCCGGCTCGACATCCTCGTCAACAACGCGGGGATCCAGCCGACTCATTGGTACTTCCGGCTTGAGGACATGCCCGAGGAGGTCTGGGACCGGATCATCGGGGTTAACCTCAAGGGGGTGTTCCTCATGTCCAAATACGCTCTCCCGCGGATCCGCGAAACCGGGCGGGGCGGCGTTGTGGTCAACATGTCGAGCGTGCAGGGCCTTCAGTCGATGCCCGGCGTGCCCGCCTACGCGGCCAGCAAAGGCGGCATTCTCTCGCTGACACGGAACATGGCCCTCGATTACGCTGCGGAGGGCATCCGCGTCGTGGCCATCTGCCCGGGCACCATCGATACCGAGTTGGTCCGCGATCTGGCTCGGGCTGAAGGCGGGGACATCGAGGCCAATGTGAAGCGCTACGGATCGGTCCACCCCCTTGGACGCATCGGTCGCCCTGAGGATATCGCCGAGGCTGTCCTCTTCCTCGCCGGCGACCGGGCAAGCTTCATCACTGGCGAGTACCTCAGCGTCGACGGCGGCTTCATGGCCCAGGGGGCCTGGGCCTCGAGTGCTGGTGGCGACCGATGA
- a CDS encoding biotin attachment protein has translation MRVPIEMPQLGYDMSTGRIASWLKAVGDKVQRGEPIAEIETEKSTVEMEALASGILVEIIHDAGSEVPVGEVIGQLETEE, from the coding sequence ATGCGCGTCCCGATCGAGATGCCCCAGCTTGGCTACGACATGTCCACCGGGCGGATCGCGTCATGGCTGAAGGCGGTCGGAGACAAGGTTCAGCGGGGTGAGCCGATCGCCGAGATCGAGACGGAGAAGTCGACTGTCGAGATGGAGGCCCTCGCCAGCGGCATCCTCGTAGAGATCATCCACGACGCTGGCAGCGAGGTCCCCGTCGGGGAGGTCATCGGCCAGCTCGAGACGGAGGAATGA
- a CDS encoding 2-oxo acid dehydrogenase subunit E2, translating to MSAGWHAVALSPMRAAIARRMVHSKQVAPHFYVSVEVDMTAVLESAARRNAGHAPDERVTVTAYLLRALAMSLASHRAFNAIWADDELRLVDAINIGVAIALDDGLIAPALLDCTDRSVAALAIGLRDLTQRARSGRLRPAEINDATFTLSNLGMYPISGFTAIITPPQVAILATARIEPRAVVIGGAVGIRPMLTATLSADHRALDGASAAAFLADLRAALEAAAEWQDPA from the coding sequence ATGAGCGCTGGTTGGCACGCCGTCGCCCTGAGTCCGATGCGCGCGGCGATCGCTCGCCGGATGGTCCACAGCAAGCAGGTCGCACCGCACTTCTACGTGAGCGTCGAGGTCGACATGACCGCCGTCCTGGAGTCTGCGGCTCGGCGCAACGCGGGACACGCCCCCGACGAGCGGGTGACCGTCACGGCCTATCTGCTCCGAGCGTTGGCGATGAGCCTGGCCAGCCATCGGGCGTTCAATGCGATCTGGGCAGATGACGAGCTCCGGCTTGTCGACGCCATCAACATCGGCGTCGCCATCGCCCTCGACGACGGCCTCATTGCGCCAGCCCTCCTCGATTGCACGGATCGATCCGTGGCAGCCCTCGCCATTGGTCTCCGCGATCTGACCCAGCGGGCGCGCTCTGGACGACTTCGGCCGGCGGAGATCAATGACGCCACGTTCACCCTCAGCAATCTCGGGATGTACCCGATCTCGGGCTTCACCGCGATCATCACGCCGCCGCAGGTCGCGATCCTGGCGACCGCTCGGATCGAGCCGCGAGCGGTCGTCATCGGCGGCGCGGTCGGGATCCGGCCGATGCTAACCGCCACTCTCTCGGCCGATCACCGAGCGCTGGACGGCGCTTCCGCGGCAGCCTTCCTCGCCGATCTCCGGGCCGCCCTCGAAGCCGCCGCGGAATGGCAGGATCCGGCGTGA
- a CDS encoding MaoC family dehydratase, whose translation MRIDWEGRFLEDFTVGDVYRHVNGRTISETDNTWFTLLTSNTHQIHVNADYAARTEFGRPLVVSTLTLAIVTGLSVADVSQNAVANLGWDNIKLTSPVFAGDTLYASSEVLEVRPSRSRPGQGIVRVRTRGFNQRNETVIEFERSVLVYARAARPERRVETDRDVASPEPPNPLDP comes from the coding sequence ATGAGAATCGACTGGGAGGGGCGCTTCCTCGAGGACTTCACCGTCGGTGACGTCTACCGTCACGTCAACGGGCGGACGATCAGCGAGACCGATAACACGTGGTTCACCCTGCTGACGAGCAATACCCACCAGATCCACGTGAATGCCGATTACGCCGCGCGAACCGAGTTCGGGCGCCCCCTTGTCGTGAGCACCCTGACCTTGGCGATCGTCACGGGACTGAGCGTGGCTGACGTGAGCCAGAATGCCGTGGCCAATCTGGGTTGGGACAACATCAAGCTGACGTCGCCGGTGTTCGCGGGCGACACCCTGTATGCCTCGAGCGAAGTCCTCGAAGTGCGGCCTTCTCGCTCTCGACCGGGTCAGGGGATCGTCCGAGTCCGGACCCGTGGCTTCAACCAGCGCAATGAGACGGTCATCGAATTCGAGCGATCTGTCCTCGTCTATGCGCGCGCGGCTCGGCCTGAGAGACGGGTCGAGACCGACCGCGATGTCGCATCGCCCGAGCCGCCGAACCCTCTCGACCCGTAG
- a CDS encoding SDR family oxidoreductase, which translates to MGYATSRLAVVTGAASGIGLATAKRLLSEGASVLAVDISEAGLGPIADLGATPVVADLGEETGRARVIEAGRGAQYLVNAAGILFVKPILEVTTEDWRRIFRINAESMFFLIQGIGPTMPAGGAIVNLSSASAKLATTVDLAHYAATKAAVLSITRSFAYALAPHNVRVNAICPGIIDTPMQEKVLEGISALRRITPEELDAARVKTVPLGRTGSADECAGLICFLLSDAASYMTGQAVNLTGGWVMW; encoded by the coding sequence ATGGGCTATGCGACGAGCCGTCTGGCCGTAGTAACCGGTGCGGCGAGCGGGATTGGGCTCGCGACCGCCAAGCGCCTGCTCTCGGAAGGCGCCTCGGTCCTTGCGGTGGACATCAGCGAGGCTGGGTTGGGTCCGATTGCCGACCTCGGCGCGACGCCGGTCGTTGCCGACCTGGGCGAGGAGACCGGCCGGGCGCGGGTTATAGAGGCGGGCCGCGGAGCCCAATATCTTGTGAATGCGGCCGGAATCCTTTTCGTGAAGCCCATCCTTGAGGTGACCACGGAGGATTGGCGGCGGATCTTCCGGATCAACGCCGAGTCGATGTTCTTCCTGATTCAGGGCATCGGACCCACCATGCCCGCCGGCGGGGCGATCGTGAACCTGTCATCGGCTTCCGCGAAGCTCGCAACCACAGTTGACCTCGCCCATTACGCAGCCACAAAGGCTGCCGTCCTCTCGATTACGCGCTCATTCGCATACGCCCTCGCGCCGCATAACGTGCGCGTCAACGCGATCTGTCCCGGGATCATCGACACCCCGATGCAGGAGAAGGTCCTCGAGGGGATCTCGGCGCTCCGTCGGATCACACCCGAGGAACTCGACGCGGCCCGTGTCAAGACCGTCCCGCTGGGGCGAACAGGCTCGGCCGACGAGTGCGCAGGGCTGATCTGTTTCCTCCTGTCTGATGCGGCTTCGTACATGACCGGTCAGGCGGTAAATCTGACCGGCGGCTGGGTGATGTGGTGA
- the ftcD gene encoding glutamate formimidoyltransferase: protein MKVLMAVPNVCEGKNAAIIERIVDAVRGVDRVTLLDVSSDENHNRTVLTYLGEVEPVLEASRRMALVALELIDMRTHKGEHPRVGAVDAVPFVPVRGMEMAEAVQVAHSFGRFLGERGIPVWYYGAAAAGPGRPVGSGKLTQQLLGEYENLSRQVLDDAWPPDEGAQAFDPRHGACTVGARSHLICFNVNLASTDVSIAKRIAKVIRQSSGGYRDVQAIGLALESRGLIQVSTMTTRDVDTPLPRLLETIRFEAARHGVAVVGTEFSGPIPLRALEEVVRHYLQLHDFSVNQVIESALIP from the coding sequence ATGAAGGTTCTCATGGCCGTCCCCAACGTCTGCGAGGGGAAGAACGCCGCCATCATCGAGCGCATCGTCGACGCCGTCCGCGGCGTGGATCGCGTGACGCTCCTCGACGTCTCGTCCGATGAGAACCACAACCGGACCGTCCTGACGTATCTCGGCGAAGTGGAGCCGGTCCTCGAGGCCAGCCGCCGCATGGCGCTCGTTGCGCTCGAGCTCATCGACATGCGGACGCACAAAGGCGAGCATCCACGCGTCGGGGCGGTCGACGCCGTCCCGTTCGTCCCTGTCCGGGGGATGGAGATGGCCGAGGCCGTCCAAGTTGCCCACAGCTTCGGGCGATTCCTCGGTGAGCGCGGCATCCCTGTCTGGTACTACGGGGCGGCCGCAGCCGGGCCGGGCCGACCCGTCGGCTCGGGGAAGCTCACCCAGCAGCTCCTCGGCGAGTACGAGAACCTCTCCCGCCAGGTCCTCGACGACGCGTGGCCGCCCGACGAGGGCGCGCAGGCGTTCGACCCGCGCCACGGCGCGTGCACCGTTGGCGCCCGCTCCCACCTCATCTGCTTTAACGTCAACCTTGCCTCGACCGATGTGTCAATCGCGAAGCGGATCGCGAAAGTGATCCGCCAGAGCAGCGGCGGCTATCGTGACGTCCAGGCGATCGGCCTCGCGCTCGAGAGCCGCGGCCTCATCCAGGTCTCGACGATGACGACCCGCGATGTCGATACGCCGCTGCCGCGGCTGCTCGAGACGATCCGCTTCGAGGCAGCCCGGCACGGCGTCGCCGTCGTCGGGACGGAGTTCAGCGGCCCGATTCCGCTGCGAGCGCTCGAGGAGGTCGTTCGGCACTACCTCCAGCTCCATGACTTCTCGGTCAACCAGGTCATCGAGAGCGCGCTCATCCCGTAG
- a CDS encoding homoserine dehydrogenase — translation MQPVQIALLGYGPVARDFIVLLGERDTDLRRRYGIALSVAGIRTESQEIILRPAATGPEAVPAREAWTPAGELGAFLTSSAASVAVQAIPSDDRLVDTATAQMLAAFDAGMDVVTATKTHLVRRWGVLAEAAIRTGHRVRISGATGAALPAADLARVSLRGFPCRAIRGSLNGTSSFVLEQLDAGGSLADAVRVAQSRGIAEADPTSDLDGRDAAAKLVLLANLLWGVGASIDAIKREPIDGSVAARAAAAARAGRRLRAVASADVETGRLEVGLEALEPGDPLFPLSGPEKAVAYDCGVVGQIVVSGGRSSPRGAAQAMLKDVLGLVLEAGPAGFD, via the coding sequence ATGCAACCCGTTCAGATCGCGCTGCTCGGCTACGGTCCTGTGGCGCGTGACTTCATCGTGCTCCTCGGCGAGCGTGACACGGACCTACGTCGGCGATACGGCATCGCGCTGTCCGTTGCCGGGATCCGCACGGAGAGCCAGGAGATCATCCTCCGGCCCGCGGCGACCGGGCCAGAGGCCGTCCCCGCGCGCGAGGCATGGACGCCCGCAGGAGAGCTTGGCGCGTTCCTCACCTCGAGCGCGGCCTCGGTCGCCGTCCAGGCGATTCCGAGTGACGACCGGCTCGTCGACACCGCGACGGCGCAGATGTTGGCAGCCTTCGATGCCGGGATGGACGTCGTGACCGCAACGAAGACGCACCTCGTCCGGCGTTGGGGCGTCCTCGCGGAGGCTGCCATCCGGACGGGCCACCGGGTGAGAATCTCCGGCGCGACGGGAGCCGCCCTCCCAGCTGCCGATCTAGCTCGCGTCAGCCTCCGCGGGTTCCCCTGTCGGGCGATCCGCGGGTCGCTCAACGGCACGAGCAGCTTTGTCCTCGAGCAGCTCGACGCGGGCGGCTCGCTGGCCGACGCCGTCCGCGTGGCCCAGTCGCGCGGAATCGCCGAGGCGGACCCCACGAGCGACCTCGACGGGCGCGACGCGGCCGCCAAGCTCGTCCTCCTCGCCAACCTCCTCTGGGGGGTCGGCGCATCGATCGATGCGATCAAACGGGAGCCAATTGACGGGTCCGTCGCGGCCCGGGCCGCAGCCGCCGCCCGGGCCGGTCGGCGGCTGCGCGCCGTAGCGAGCGCGGACGTTGAGACTGGCCGCCTCGAGGTCGGCCTCGAGGCGCTGGAGCCCGGCGACCCCCTCTTCCCGCTGAGCGGGCCCGAGAAGGCGGTCGCCTACGACTGCGGCGTCGTCGGTCAGATCGTGGTGTCCGGCGGGCGATCGAGCCCCCGTGGCGCAGCGCAGGCGATGCTCAAGGACGTGCTCGGTCTTGTCCTTGAGGCCGGCCCAGCCGGCTTCGACTGA
- a CDS encoding MurR/RpiR family transcriptional regulator: MAGPLLLPERIRMNQDRLSPGQRRVARFCLSQPRSASELAAVRIGGMIGVSESTVVRLALRLGYVGFPELQQAIRETLKPGAGDDASAASTRQGATTTAAMLEADSRNLAEIAARLDPADVGRAVDLLADTRTIYVVGFRTSFSVAYLASFLLQQIHPQTRLMDDSGGSLVNDVAAMGPGDTVVAIAFPRYVRKTIQVVEYAIAHGIRSIAITDSFLSPIATADIIFSVPHDTPSFFNSNVAATVVVNALVAEYADRTAGRSSRDQRHLVETFYEVVDADVSGRNGRR; this comes from the coding sequence ATGGCGGGTCCGCTCCTCCTGCCCGAGCGAATTCGCATGAACCAGGATCGCCTTAGTCCCGGCCAGCGCCGGGTCGCCCGTTTCTGCCTGTCGCAGCCGCGCTCCGCGAGCGAGCTGGCTGCGGTGCGAATCGGGGGCATGATCGGGGTGAGCGAGTCGACGGTCGTCCGCCTTGCGCTCCGCCTCGGCTACGTGGGATTCCCGGAGCTCCAGCAGGCAATCCGCGAGACCCTCAAGCCGGGCGCCGGGGACGACGCGTCGGCGGCCTCGACCCGGCAGGGGGCGACAACTACGGCGGCCATGCTGGAAGCGGACTCACGGAACCTCGCGGAGATCGCCGCACGCCTCGACCCTGCGGACGTCGGGCGTGCCGTGGACCTGCTCGCGGACACGCGGACGATTTACGTCGTGGGCTTTCGGACGTCGTTCAGTGTCGCCTACCTCGCGAGCTTCCTGCTTCAGCAGATCCATCCGCAGACGCGGCTCATGGACGACTCCGGCGGCAGTCTCGTCAATGACGTCGCGGCGATGGGACCCGGCGACACCGTCGTCGCCATCGCCTTCCCGAGGTATGTGCGCAAGACAATCCAGGTCGTCGAGTACGCGATCGCTCACGGCATCCGATCGATTGCGATCACCGACAGCTTCCTCTCCCCGATTGCGACAGCGGACATCATCTTCTCGGTCCCCCACGACACGCCGAGCTTCTTCAACTCGAACGTCGCAGCGACGGTCGTCGTTAACGCGCTCGTCGCCGAGTACGCGGACCGGACTGCCGGCCGGTCGTCACGCGACCAGCGGCATCTCGTCGAGACCTTCTACGAGGTCGTCGATGCCGACGTCAGTGGCAGGAACGGCCGGCGCTGA
- a CDS encoding amino acid ABC transporter substrate-binding protein: protein MSSRSRLAAILVVAAFVGGACSGTTAPTSAPVSAGPSSTAAASATPGASATAALTGLLAKVKADGKLIVGTSNDAPLSYVDSTKGPSGALTDILVEFLKRQGISATIDMVTTPFGSLIPGLQSGQIEIIGDAMYIRPARAQVIDFTMTTFYNPEALDVVKGNPKNIHQLADLCGKSAGTYIGTTYVDTLKAASAKCTGGTTIDIKQYPKIENVFADLSAGRIDAGVVDASLSAYALTQNPSLNFQIVSDYIPESKSTSNCAFGIAKGDQAFLDAFNSTYTQMLSDGTVAAIFTKWGLTPTDFFLKP from the coding sequence ATGTCCTCGCGCAGTCGATTGGCAGCGATCCTGGTGGTCGCCGCATTCGTCGGTGGGGCGTGCTCGGGCACGACCGCTCCCACTTCGGCGCCGGTGAGCGCTGGACCGTCGTCGACGGCGGCCGCCAGCGCGACTCCCGGAGCCAGCGCGACCGCGGCCCTCACCGGCCTGCTCGCCAAGGTGAAGGCGGACGGCAAGCTCATCGTCGGCACGTCGAACGACGCGCCGCTGTCCTATGTAGACTCGACGAAGGGGCCGAGCGGCGCGCTCACGGACATCCTTGTCGAGTTTCTCAAGCGGCAGGGGATCAGCGCGACGATCGACATGGTAACCACGCCGTTCGGGAGCCTCATCCCTGGCCTCCAGAGCGGGCAGATCGAAATCATCGGCGATGCGATGTACATCAGGCCGGCGCGGGCCCAGGTCATCGACTTCACGATGACGACGTTCTACAACCCCGAGGCCCTCGACGTCGTCAAGGGCAACCCGAAGAATATCCATCAGCTTGCTGATCTCTGCGGCAAGAGCGCCGGCACGTACATCGGCACGACCTACGTCGACACGCTGAAGGCGGCGAGCGCGAAGTGCACCGGCGGGACGACTATCGATATCAAGCAGTATCCGAAGATCGAGAACGTCTTCGCTGACCTCTCCGCGGGCCGCATCGACGCCGGCGTTGTCGACGCCTCGCTCTCGGCCTACGCACTCACGCAAAACCCGAGCCTCAACTTCCAGATCGTCAGCGACTACATCCCGGAGAGCAAGAGCACGTCGAACTGCGCGTTCGGCATCGCCAAGGGCGACCAGGCATTCCTCGACGCGTTCAACTCGACGTACACGCAGATGCTGTCCGACGGCACGGTCGCCGCGATCTTCACGAAGTGGGGCCTCACGCCGACTGACTTCTTCCTGAAGCCGTAG
- the ehuD gene encoding ectoine/hydroxyectoine ABC transporter permease subunit EhuD, which yields MNFDRASEWLPSLWAGLQLTVFLTFASMAFALVIGLFLALAQLDARKKYFSWPARAFVELIRGTPLLLQLFYIYYVFPFFGLRLDPIVAGVIGLGVNTGAYLSEVFRSGIDAVDKGQWEAADALGMPTGLTLRHVILPQAFRIVIPPVGNYFISLFKDTALVSTISVSELLFSGQLLAAQTFRYIEIYSIIFVIYLAISYPASLGVRSIERRLRISSR from the coding sequence GTGAATTTCGACCGGGCCTCGGAATGGTTGCCCAGTCTCTGGGCGGGCCTACAGCTGACGGTCTTCCTCACGTTCGCCAGCATGGCGTTCGCCCTGGTCATCGGCCTCTTTCTGGCTCTCGCCCAGCTCGATGCGCGGAAGAAATACTTCAGCTGGCCCGCCCGGGCGTTCGTGGAGCTCATCCGTGGGACGCCCCTGCTCCTTCAGCTCTTCTACATCTACTACGTTTTCCCGTTCTTCGGGCTTCGGCTCGACCCGATCGTCGCCGGTGTCATCGGGCTCGGCGTCAACACCGGTGCGTACCTCAGCGAGGTCTTCCGCTCGGGGATCGACGCCGTCGACAAGGGCCAGTGGGAGGCGGCCGACGCCCTAGGGATGCCGACGGGCCTGACACTCCGGCACGTCATCCTCCCCCAGGCGTTCCGGATCGTCATCCCACCGGTCGGGAACTACTTCATCTCGCTCTTCAAGGACACAGCACTTGTTTCGACGATCTCGGTCTCCGAGCTGCTCTTCTCCGGGCAGCTCCTGGCCGCACAGACGTTCCGGTACATCGAGATCTACTCGATCATCTTCGTGATTTACCTCGCGATCAGCTACCCGGCCAGCCTCGGCGTCCGCTCGATCGAGCGGCGCCTGCGCATCAGCTCACGATGA
- a CDS encoding amino acid ABC transporter ATP-binding protein has translation MNHNAGPSATAAAAGPLISMRDVHKSFGAVEVLRGVSLDVAPGEVLVVIGPSGSGKTTLIRTINALERIDAGSITVKGVPLAIPGPDGKTQRPSESAMRAVRAEVGMVFQRFNLFPHMTVMANVIEAPIYVRGLDRAAATERAEALLAHIGLLDKANAYPHQLSGGQQQRVAIARALAMQPEVMLFDEVTSALDPELVGEVLRTMRLLAEDGMTMVVVTHEMQFARQVAERIVVMDQGVIIEEGAPKEIFSSPKQPRTAEFLRRILHDDV, from the coding sequence ATGAACCACAACGCCGGGCCGTCCGCGACCGCTGCCGCCGCCGGGCCTCTCATCTCGATGCGTGACGTCCACAAGTCCTTCGGCGCGGTCGAGGTTCTGCGAGGCGTCTCGCTCGACGTCGCCCCGGGCGAGGTCCTCGTCGTCATCGGCCCGAGCGGCTCGGGCAAGACGACGCTCATCAGGACGATCAACGCGCTCGAGCGGATCGACGCGGGCTCGATCACCGTCAAGGGCGTCCCGCTCGCGATCCCGGGACCGGATGGCAAGACGCAACGTCCGTCCGAGAGCGCGATGCGAGCCGTCCGGGCCGAGGTCGGGATGGTCTTCCAGCGCTTCAACCTGTTCCCGCACATGACGGTCATGGCTAACGTCATCGAGGCCCCGATCTACGTGCGCGGCCTCGACCGCGCCGCGGCCACGGAGCGTGCTGAGGCCCTTCTCGCGCACATCGGGCTCCTCGACAAGGCGAACGCGTACCCCCATCAGCTGTCGGGCGGTCAGCAACAGCGCGTCGCGATCGCGCGAGCCCTCGCGATGCAGCCCGAGGTCATGCTCTTCGACGAGGTCACCTCGGCCCTCGACCCGGAGCTCGTCGGCGAGGTGCTCCGGACGATGCGACTCCTCGCGGAGGACGGGATGACGATGGTCGTCGTGACCCACGAGATGCAGTTCGCGCGCCAGGTCGCCGAGCGCATCGTCGTCATGGATCAGGGCGTGATCATCGAGGAGGGCGCCCCGAAGGAGATCTTCTCCTCGCCGAAGCAGCCCCGCACCGCCGAGTTCCTCCGGCGCATTCTCCACGACGACGTCTGA